One segment of Pseudomonas sp. FP2196 DNA contains the following:
- a CDS encoding MazG-like family protein encodes MNLVELTERLHAIRDRNDWRQFHSPKNLAMAASVEMSELVEIFQWLTEDQSRQLPADKLAHAGQEVGDIVLYLLLLCSELGLDMNEVVRSKLADSERRFS; translated from the coding sequence ATGAACCTTGTTGAACTGACCGAACGCCTGCACGCCATTCGCGACCGCAATGACTGGCGGCAATTTCACAGCCCGAAAAACCTCGCCATGGCCGCCAGCGTCGAAATGTCCGAACTGGTGGAGATTTTCCAGTGGCTGACCGAAGACCAGTCGCGCCAGTTGCCGGCGGACAAACTCGCCCACGCCGGGCAGGAAGTCGGCGATATCGTTCTGTATCTGTTGCTGCTGTGCAGCGAGTTGGGGTTGGACATGAATGAAGTGGTGCGCAGCAAACTCGCCGACAGCGAACGGCGGTTCAGCTGA
- a CDS encoding PAS domain-containing protein: MSTGDKLFGRLLNRQPEKVQPMGSPLVPSVGLQFYLDGEGRVNHMNGPLRHVLAQRMSSSHPAPLLEYVLPHSCLALEGQPADWQGQLLDLDFFSLTGPPLHLRGWVQAQGDGWLLQLLDIGDLLSERRRARSREQCQWLATQIRDQLRLGSLARLPEVLGEQLQRLSQHLHIPCLAVALLDEQGQGWQIHQHYAALNAPQVWRGQQQLGTGLDSLNGALPQRLLAGEQPRLSTLLGPNEGFVVPYRDAQGVAAWLLCAGYNAQQQAPDLGDHDWLLLAAAVAAPLLERLREHRHHLQLERLESLQALLGTGWWEVSSDSVDVQLAPTLADSLGLQAARIPIQDWFAHVHPADRDELRSHLQALQDNGTPLELCARWQRSDQPLPLWFRLQGRSLGIGAERRLVGFMLDISDIKNQQQQAAAAHARLDNLIASSPAVIYVQRYVKGALQPTFFSASLQPLLGWNLADCDGGRLVEHVHPEDRPRYFERTRQLLREGSVSARYRVLDRQGQAHWLLDEAKLLRDDLGLPVEAVGLWLDVTEATLAAEQVKASEERYRILVEDSPAMICRYRPDLTLTFGNRPLATYLECAPEQLPGVNLGSWMSDEQRQMFVQRLAQLTPALPVSTAEINLRLPGREHAWWVWSDRGVFDEQGQLIEVQAVGRDNTEVRRSQQQLTQSAKMATLGEMATGLAHEINQPLNVMRMAIVNVLKRLSNGDVQIDYLTDKLNRIDAQVQRAARVVDHMRVFGRRSEIEQHPFNPLDAIEGTLSLLSEGLRGKGVELRIKEAGFAVQVRGYVDQLEQVLINLMVNARDALLGKREADRDFQPWIALYAECDEHVVRLWVEDNGGGIDPRLLERIFEPFFTTKPVGVGTGLGLSVSYGIVENMGGRLSVRNGDEGARFCIELPIALND, translated from the coding sequence TTGAGTACCGGTGACAAGCTGTTCGGCCGCCTGCTCAATCGACAACCCGAAAAAGTCCAGCCGATGGGCAGTCCTCTGGTGCCGAGCGTCGGCCTGCAGTTCTATCTGGATGGCGAAGGCCGGGTCAATCATATGAACGGGCCGTTGCGGCATGTGCTGGCGCAGCGGATGTCCTCCAGCCATCCCGCGCCTCTGCTGGAGTATGTGTTACCCCACAGCTGCCTCGCACTAGAGGGACAGCCTGCGGACTGGCAAGGACAATTGCTCGACCTGGATTTTTTCAGCCTGACCGGCCCGCCGCTGCACCTGCGCGGTTGGGTACAGGCGCAAGGTGACGGCTGGCTTTTGCAGTTGCTGGACATCGGAGATCTGCTCAGCGAACGACGTCGGGCCCGCAGCCGTGAGCAATGCCAGTGGCTGGCCACGCAGATTCGCGATCAGTTGCGCCTTGGCAGCCTCGCGCGTCTACCCGAGGTGCTGGGCGAACAGCTGCAACGCTTGAGCCAGCATTTGCACATCCCCTGTCTGGCGGTGGCGCTGCTCGATGAGCAAGGCCAGGGCTGGCAGATTCATCAGCATTATGCGGCGCTGAACGCGCCGCAGGTGTGGCGTGGGCAACAGCAACTGGGCACGGGGCTCGACAGCCTGAACGGCGCGTTGCCGCAACGGTTACTGGCTGGCGAGCAGCCACGCCTGAGTACGCTGCTCGGCCCGAATGAGGGTTTCGTCGTGCCTTACCGCGATGCCCAGGGCGTGGCGGCGTGGTTGCTGTGCGCCGGCTATAACGCGCAGCAGCAGGCACCCGATCTCGGTGATCACGACTGGCTGTTGCTGGCCGCTGCCGTGGCCGCGCCCTTGCTGGAGCGCCTGCGCGAGCATCGCCATCATCTGCAATTGGAACGCCTGGAAAGTCTGCAAGCGCTGCTCGGCACGGGTTGGTGGGAAGTGAGCAGCGACAGCGTCGACGTGCAGTTGGCCCCGACGCTGGCCGACAGCCTCGGTTTGCAAGCCGCGCGGATACCGATTCAAGACTGGTTCGCCCATGTGCACCCCGCCGACCGCGATGAGCTGCGCAGTCATCTGCAAGCCTTGCAGGATAACGGCACGCCACTGGAACTGTGCGCGCGCTGGCAGCGCAGCGATCAGCCATTGCCGCTGTGGTTTCGCTTGCAAGGCCGGTCTTTGGGCATCGGCGCCGAGCGGCGGCTGGTGGGGTTCATGCTCGACATCAGCGACATCAAGAATCAGCAGCAACAGGCGGCCGCTGCCCATGCGCGACTGGACAATCTGATCGCCAGCTCACCCGCGGTGATCTACGTGCAACGCTACGTCAAAGGGGCGCTGCAACCGACGTTTTTCAGCGCCAGCCTGCAACCGTTGCTGGGCTGGAATCTGGCCGATTGTGACGGCGGCCGACTGGTGGAACACGTCCACCCCGAAGACCGCCCACGCTATTTCGAACGCACGCGGCAGTTGCTGCGCGAAGGTTCAGTGAGCGCGCGTTATCGGGTCCTCGACCGCCAGGGCCAGGCACACTGGTTGCTCGACGAAGCCAAATTGCTGCGCGACGATCTCGGCCTGCCTGTGGAAGCTGTCGGGCTGTGGCTGGACGTCACCGAAGCGACCCTCGCCGCCGAGCAGGTCAAGGCCAGTGAGGAGCGTTACCGGATCCTGGTGGAAGATTCGCCGGCGATGATTTGCCGCTATCGTCCGGACTTGACCCTGACCTTCGGCAACCGGCCTCTGGCGACTTATCTGGAGTGCGCGCCGGAGCAATTGCCCGGTGTGAACCTGGGCAGCTGGATGTCCGACGAACAGCGCCAGATGTTCGTCCAGCGCTTGGCGCAACTGACCCCGGCACTGCCGGTGAGCACCGCCGAAATCAATCTGCGCCTGCCCGGTCGCGAACATGCGTGGTGGGTCTGGTCGGATCGCGGGGTGTTCGATGAGCAAGGACAACTGATCGAGGTGCAGGCGGTGGGCCGTGACAACACCGAGGTGCGCCGCTCGCAACAACAGCTGACCCAGAGCGCGAAAATGGCCACCCTTGGCGAAATGGCCACCGGCCTGGCTCACGAGATCAATCAGCCGCTAAACGTGATGCGCATGGCCATCGTCAATGTGCTCAAGCGCTTGAGCAACGGCGATGTGCAGATCGACTACCTGACTGACAAACTCAATCGCATCGACGCTCAAGTACAACGGGCGGCGCGGGTGGTGGATCACATGCGCGTGTTCGGCCGCCGTTCGGAAATCGAACAGCATCCGTTCAACCCCCTCGATGCGATCGAAGGCACGCTGTCGCTGTTGTCTGAAGGGCTGCGTGGCAAAGGTGTCGAGTTGCGCATAAAAGAGGCCGGTTTTGCGGTTCAGGTGCGCGGTTACGTCGATCAGCTTGAGCAGGTGTTGATCAACTTGATGGTCAACGCCCGCGACGCCTTGCTCGGCAAGCGCGAGGCCGATCGCGACTTTCAGCCGTGGATCGCCTTGTACGCCGAGTGCGACGAGCATGTGGTGCGGCTGTGGGTCGAGGACAACGGTGGTGGCATTGATCCGCGTCTGCTGGAGCGGATTTTCGAACCGTTCTTCACCACCAAACCGGTCGGTGTCGGCACCGGTCTGGGCTTATCAGTGAGTTACGGCATCGTCGAAAACATGGGGGGACGTCTGAGCGTGCGCAATGGCGACGAGGGTGCACGGTTCTGCATCGAGTTACCGATTGCGCTGAACGACTAG
- a CDS encoding prepilin peptidase produces the protein MHSFVLLIWLTLCAAQDARQRHIGNGLTLGFGGLALGYLLITGTTWLGAEPAQAGWAVLLALALSLPGYVLKHFGAGDVKLMTALALATDGAHLLGTFIGAALTSAIWLLVVPKLWLHMSQGLRERLRYMAPEKSKKLPFAPFVLVGTFLTLLWIH, from the coding sequence ATGCACAGCTTTGTCCTTCTGATCTGGCTGACCCTTTGCGCGGCTCAGGATGCCCGTCAGCGACATATCGGCAACGGGCTGACCCTGGGATTTGGCGGGTTGGCGTTGGGGTATTTACTGATCACCGGTACTACCTGGCTCGGCGCCGAACCTGCGCAGGCGGGCTGGGCTGTCCTGTTGGCCTTGGCGTTGTCCCTTCCCGGTTACGTGTTGAAACATTTTGGTGCCGGTGATGTGAAACTAATGACAGCGTTGGCGTTGGCGACGGACGGTGCACACCTGCTTGGCACGTTTATCGGTGCAGCGCTCACCAGTGCAATCTGGTTATTGGTGGTGCCAAAACTCTGGCTGCATATGAGTCAAGGGCTTAGAGAACGTCTTCGATATATGGCTCCTGAAAAGTCAAAAAAGCTGCCATTTGCACCGTTCGTGCTGGTTGGAACATTCCTGACGTTACTTTGGATCCACTAG
- a CDS encoding MATE family efflux transporter, with amino-acid sequence MSNLIADWRDRPTHRKVWALAAPMILSNISVPLVALVDSTVIGHLPHAHQLGAVAVGASLYTFLAWAMGFLRMGTTGFAAQAAGRSDGAALRQILLQGLLLAMGLALVLGTLGVPLSGVALHFMQPSAELDQLTRDFFHTRLFGLPAALASYALVGWFLGTQNARAPLAILLTTNLINIALNLWFVMGLDWGVVGSARASVIAEWSGALLGLLLTRKALRAYPGQIVWAALKVWQSWRPLLAVNRDIFIRSLALQSVFFLITVQGARLGDATVAANALLLNGLLLTAHALDGLAHAVEALCGHAIGARDRLALRRSLVVAGGWSLIASLGFALLFLLAGHLFIEMQTDIQSVRDTAFVYLPYLAVLPLIAVWSYLLDGLFIGATRAREMRNGMLMTVALLVPFAWALQGLGNHGLWITFLLFMVLRSLTLGAQALWLKRNDGWFNGAAH; translated from the coding sequence ATGTCCAACCTGATTGCCGACTGGCGCGACCGCCCGACTCACCGCAAGGTCTGGGCGCTCGCCGCGCCGATGATCCTCTCCAATATTTCCGTACCGCTGGTGGCGCTGGTCGACAGTACCGTCATCGGCCACTTGCCCCACGCCCATCAATTGGGCGCCGTGGCGGTTGGCGCAAGTCTGTACACCTTTCTGGCCTGGGCCATGGGTTTTCTGCGCATGGGCACCACCGGTTTCGCCGCGCAAGCGGCCGGGCGTAGCGATGGCGCGGCGTTGCGGCAGATTCTCTTGCAAGGGCTGCTGCTGGCGATGGGGCTGGCGCTGGTTCTCGGCACCTTGGGCGTGCCGCTAAGCGGCGTTGCACTGCACTTTATGCAGCCGTCGGCGGAACTGGATCAGCTCACTCGCGACTTCTTCCACACCCGACTGTTCGGCCTGCCCGCAGCGCTGGCCAGTTATGCACTGGTCGGCTGGTTCCTCGGCACCCAGAACGCCCGGGCGCCGCTGGCGATTCTGCTGACCACCAACCTGATCAACATAGCGCTGAATCTGTGGTTCGTCATGGGGCTGGACTGGGGCGTGGTCGGCTCGGCCCGGGCCTCGGTGATTGCCGAATGGAGCGGCGCCCTACTCGGTCTGCTGCTGACCCGCAAAGCGTTGCGCGCCTATCCCGGGCAAATCGTCTGGGCTGCGCTGAAAGTGTGGCAGAGTTGGCGCCCGCTGCTGGCGGTCAACCGCGACATTTTCATCCGCAGCCTGGCGCTGCAATCGGTGTTTTTTCTGATCACCGTGCAAGGCGCGCGACTCGGTGATGCGACGGTCGCCGCCAACGCGCTGTTGCTCAACGGTTTGCTGCTGACGGCGCATGCGCTGGACGGTCTGGCTCACGCGGTCGAAGCCCTGTGCGGGCATGCCATCGGCGCCCGCGATCGCCTGGCCTTGCGCCGCTCATTGGTGGTCGCCGGTGGCTGGTCCCTGATCGCCAGCCTTGGCTTTGCCCTGCTGTTTTTACTGGCCGGGCACTTGTTCATCGAAATGCAAACCGACATCCAGAGCGTGCGCGACACCGCGTTCGTATACCTGCCTTACCTCGCTGTGCTGCCGTTGATTGCGGTCTGGAGCTACCTGCTCGACGGCCTGTTCATCGGCGCCACCCGCGCGCGGGAAATGCGCAATGGCATGCTCATGACCGTGGCTTTGCTGGTGCCGTTCGCCTGGGCACTGCAAGGTTTGGGCAATCACGGTCTGTGGATAACGTTCCTGTTGTTCATGGTGCTGCGCAGCCTGACGCTCGGCGCACAGGCCCTGTGGCTCAAGCGCAACGACGGCTGGTTCAACGGCGCTGCTCACTGA
- a CDS encoding TadE/TadG family type IV pilus assembly protein, with amino-acid sequence MKTALPRKQKGAVAIEFALVFVTFFAVFYGLVSYSLPLLLMQSFNESTAEAVRRSVALDPTTANYSTAVTATARTELGRQLAWLPGALNFNTATDSDITYVGGVLTVTINYPTSKLNQALPFLVLPGIGTVPRLPATLRASSSLQF; translated from the coding sequence ATGAAAACCGCCCTCCCCCGCAAGCAAAAAGGTGCCGTGGCCATCGAGTTCGCCTTGGTGTTCGTCACCTTCTTTGCCGTGTTTTATGGCTTGGTCAGCTACAGCCTGCCGCTGTTGTTGATGCAGTCGTTCAATGAGTCGACGGCCGAAGCCGTGCGCCGCAGCGTGGCGCTTGACCCGACTACGGCCAATTACTCCACCGCAGTCACCGCCACGGCCCGAACCGAACTGGGCCGGCAATTGGCCTGGCTGCCCGGCGCGCTGAACTTCAACACCGCCACGGACAGCGACATCACCTATGTCGGTGGCGTGCTGACCGTGACCATCAACTATCCCACCAGCAAATTGAATCAGGCGTTGCCGTTTCTGGTGCTGCCGGGCATCGGTACGGTGCCGCGCCTGCCGGCGACTTTGCGCGCCTCGTCGAGCCTGCAATTTTGA
- a CDS encoding TadG family pilus assembly protein, with product MSPRSQFNGPARQRGAIGLVAALTLGLALVCMVLVVDSGRLYMEQRSLQRVVDVAALEAISRGGDCLTGASANGYATASAARNSFTVAQNRTLTVTCGTVQTGANNLRAFAADASKKEAISVVATHVVPTSVAAALYALFSPGSVSPTTRLSATAVGASAILPPQAQLTIGTTALTIDASKSAALNSLIGQMLGGSLNLSVAGWQGLVETQINLLSYLNQLAVDVNVDAGNYTQLLSKNIQITQLIDTAITVLTKGGTTTSVAVNGLLGLKGAVGSTSVALGQLLQLQTGATSAALNANLQVFQLIEAVVQVANSQNALVASVPLSIPGLVNGSVKTKVIQPPQLSAVGNPLLAKADPMGANRIYVKTAQVRTLISLNLPVLSGVAGLANAIVSTPLVGGLTDTLNNVLHLNIAGALNSVFCALGGTCQRTDLKILPTSTIDILLEAAAADSHVTDYSCTSDATKTLTTQTNSSVVKLKVGKIDTANAFSSSADVTVQPLALIDVGVITCTIPLLGLGSPNCDPNSRKPFYGGGLGVMVDTSVASMQSIHTYNQPPEIKQTPQNYSFGTQGVVNSLKSTLSGVQVQAYKPTGSSLLGGLLTTTADVLADVNSTLGVVIGNLLSPVLDPILDGLLANLGITLNKVDVGANLSCRPPGQPILVI from the coding sequence ATGTCGCCTCGTTCGCAATTCAACGGCCCGGCGCGACAGCGCGGGGCGATCGGTTTGGTGGCGGCGCTGACCCTCGGCCTGGCCTTGGTGTGCATGGTGCTGGTGGTCGACAGCGGTCGTTTGTACATGGAGCAACGCAGCTTGCAGCGGGTGGTCGATGTGGCCGCGCTGGAGGCGATCTCGCGCGGTGGCGATTGCCTGACAGGCGCCAGCGCAAACGGCTACGCCACGGCCAGTGCGGCACGCAACAGTTTTACCGTGGCGCAGAACAGGACCCTGACCGTAACGTGCGGCACCGTGCAAACCGGTGCAAACAACCTGCGAGCCTTCGCCGCCGACGCCTCGAAAAAAGAAGCCATCAGTGTGGTCGCCACCCATGTTGTGCCCACCAGTGTGGCCGCCGCGCTCTACGCCTTGTTTTCGCCGGGCAGCGTGTCCCCGACCACGCGGCTCTCGGCCACGGCGGTGGGTGCCTCGGCTATTCTGCCGCCGCAAGCCCAATTGACCATCGGCACCACGGCGCTGACCATCGATGCCAGTAAGTCGGCTGCTTTGAATTCGTTGATCGGGCAGATGCTCGGCGGCAGCCTCAACCTCAGCGTTGCTGGCTGGCAGGGGCTGGTAGAGACCCAGATCAATCTGCTCAGTTACCTCAATCAACTGGCGGTCGACGTTAATGTGGACGCGGGCAACTACACCCAATTGCTGAGCAAGAACATCCAGATCACCCAACTGATCGATACCGCCATCACCGTACTGACCAAGGGCGGTACCACCACCAGCGTGGCGGTCAACGGTCTGCTCGGACTGAAGGGAGCCGTCGGCAGCACTTCGGTGGCCCTCGGACAATTGCTGCAACTGCAAACCGGGGCCACGTCGGCGGCGCTCAATGCCAATCTGCAAGTGTTCCAGTTGATCGAAGCCGTCGTGCAAGTGGCTAACAGTCAAAACGCGCTGGTAGCGAGCGTGCCGTTGAGCATTCCGGGACTGGTCAATGGCTCGGTCAAAACCAAAGTCATCCAGCCGCCGCAATTGTCGGCCGTGGGCAATCCGCTGCTGGCCAAGGCTGATCCCATGGGCGCCAACCGGATCTACGTGAAAACCGCGCAGGTACGTACGCTGATCTCGCTGAATCTGCCGGTGCTGTCTGGCGTGGCCGGGCTTGCCAATGCCATTGTCAGTACGCCGCTGGTGGGCGGGTTGACCGATACTTTGAACAATGTGCTGCACCTGAACATTGCCGGGGCACTGAACTCGGTGTTCTGTGCTCTGGGCGGCACCTGCCAACGCACAGACCTGAAGATTCTGCCCACATCGACCATCGACATTTTGCTGGAGGCCGCCGCCGCCGACAGCCATGTCACCGATTACAGCTGCACCAGTGACGCGACCAAGACCCTGACCACCCAGACCAACTCATCGGTGGTCAAGCTCAAGGTCGGCAAGATCGACACCGCCAACGCGTTTTCTTCCTCGGCGGATGTCACGGTGCAGCCGCTGGCGTTGATTGATGTCGGCGTCATCACCTGCACCATTCCGTTGTTGGGCCTGGGCTCGCCTAATTGCGATCCCAACTCGCGCAAACCTTTCTACGGCGGTGGCCTCGGTGTGATGGTGGACACTTCGGTGGCCAGCATGCAGAGCATCCACACCTACAATCAGCCGCCGGAAATCAAGCAAACGCCGCAAAACTACAGCTTCGGCACGCAAGGGGTCGTCAATAGCCTGAAAAGCACCTTGAGCGGGGTTCAGGTTCAGGCCTACAAACCCACCGGTTCGAGCCTGCTGGGTGGCTTGCTCACTACAACCGCCGACGTGCTGGCCGACGTCAACAGTACGCTGGGCGTGGTCATCGGGAACCTGCTCAGTCCGGTACTCGACCCGATTCTCGACGGCTTGCTCGCCAACCTCGGCATCACCCTGAACAAGGTCGATGTAGGCGCCAACCTCAGTTGTCGACCACCGGGTCAACCGATCCTGGTGATCTAG
- a CDS encoding DUF4136 domain-containing protein → MYRRLVLLAMVALLGACAANRVNHDFDASRDFAAYRNWSWKDPALQYRPDDPRIKSDLTEQRIRQAVTDQLDQRGLRPAPAGAKGDLSVQTYLIVEDRQQQVTTNYGGGWGGPWNGYWGAPMYNETRNITYKVATIQIDLLDGKDGKLVWRGSDEQMLSSTPNPTDRSNAIRETVARILTNYPPR, encoded by the coding sequence ATGTACCGCCGTCTTGTTTTATTAGCCATGGTTGCGCTGCTCGGCGCCTGTGCCGCCAACCGGGTCAATCACGACTTCGACGCCAGCCGCGACTTTGCCGCTTATCGCAACTGGAGCTGGAAAGACCCCGCCCTGCAATACCGTCCCGATGATCCACGGATCAAAAGCGACCTGACCGAACAACGCATCCGTCAGGCTGTCACCGATCAACTGGATCAGCGCGGTTTGCGCCCGGCGCCTGCCGGCGCCAAGGGCGACTTGAGTGTGCAGACTTACCTGATCGTCGAGGATCGTCAGCAGCAAGTGACGACCAACTACGGCGGTGGTTGGGGCGGCCCATGGAATGGCTACTGGGGCGCGCCGATGTACAACGAGACGCGCAACATTACCTACAAGGTTGCGACGATCCAGATTGACCTGCTCGACGGCAAGGACGGCAAACTGGTGTGGCGCGGCAGCGATGAGCAGATGCTCAGCAGCACGCCGAACCCGACGGATCGCAGCAATGCCATTCGCGAAACAGTCGCCAGGATCCTCACCAACTATCCACCGCGCTGA
- a CDS encoding methyltransferase, with product MGDRHFDQLATRFAEKIYGGAKGAIRLAVLQADLAEALPDRPLRVLDIGGGLGHMSLWLAERGHDVTFTEPAEPMLEGARQRFAEAGQTATFIQAPWQELLGQLTEPYDLVICHAVLEWLAEPHAILPVLHQLTKPGGWLSLAFYNRDALIYRNLLKGHFKKMRKNVMAGEKQSLTPQQPLDPRELATQLEGLWQVESQSGVRVFHDYMPVEFQARAELADLLEMELAHRRHPSFAGLGRYLHWICRPI from the coding sequence ATGGGCGACCGGCATTTCGATCAGTTGGCGACCCGTTTCGCCGAAAAAATCTACGGCGGTGCCAAAGGCGCGATTCGCCTCGCGGTGTTGCAGGCTGACCTTGCCGAAGCACTGCCGGATCGCCCGTTGCGGGTGCTCGACATCGGTGGCGGTCTCGGCCACATGTCGTTGTGGCTGGCCGAGCGCGGGCACGACGTGACCTTTACCGAGCCGGCTGAGCCGATGCTCGAAGGCGCCCGCCAGCGTTTCGCCGAAGCAGGGCAGACCGCGACGTTTATTCAGGCGCCGTGGCAGGAACTGCTCGGGCAACTCACCGAACCCTACGATCTGGTGATCTGCCACGCCGTGCTGGAATGGCTGGCCGAACCCCACGCGATCCTGCCGGTGCTGCATCAGTTGACCAAACCCGGAGGCTGGTTGTCGCTGGCGTTCTACAACCGCGATGCTCTGATTTACCGCAATCTGCTCAAGGGCCATTTCAAGAAAATGCGCAAGAACGTCATGGCTGGCGAAAAGCAGAGCCTGACCCCGCAGCAGCCACTCGACCCACGGGAATTGGCAACGCAACTCGAAGGCTTGTGGCAGGTCGAAAGCCAGAGCGGGGTGCGGGTTTTCCACGACTACATGCCGGTGGAATTCCAGGCTCGCGCCGAACTCGCGGATTTGCTCGAGATGGAACTCGCCCACCGTCGTCACCCAAGCTTCGCCGGGCTTGGGCGCTACCTGCACTGGATCTGCCGGCCGATCTGA
- a CDS encoding DUF4136 domain-containing protein — MKAQSGLLLICLGLAACQGSNPYVAQSRPLPPAPAQAANTFDRSAYPAPPRDYGRYRSWAWLDGQLPSGTAWADSAQVAEAVSNALDQRGLRPLHDNRPADLFVTANLHLETRLRQVQDDYGYGYGGYSGYDRYGRGYGMYNSVPVVRTYQEQVVVVRVDLFDAGTGQPVWSASAETANKGSQIDRTDAIREAVEKAMSAYPPS; from the coding sequence ATGAAAGCACAATCGGGGTTACTGCTGATCTGTCTGGGGTTGGCCGCCTGCCAGGGCAGCAACCCCTACGTGGCGCAGTCGCGGCCCTTGCCGCCGGCGCCAGCGCAAGCCGCCAATACCTTTGATCGCAGTGCCTATCCGGCGCCGCCGCGTGATTACGGGCGCTATCGCAGTTGGGCGTGGCTCGATGGGCAACTGCCGTCAGGCACGGCTTGGGCGGATTCGGCGCAAGTGGCCGAGGCGGTGAGCAACGCACTGGATCAGCGCGGCTTGCGTCCGCTGCACGACAATCGCCCGGCTGACCTGTTCGTCACCGCCAATCTGCATCTGGAAACCCGCTTGCGTCAGGTCCAGGACGATTACGGATACGGCTACGGCGGATACAGTGGCTATGATCGTTATGGTCGCGGTTACGGCATGTACAACAGCGTGCCGGTCGTGCGCACCTATCAGGAACAGGTTGTGGTGGTGCGGGTCGACCTGTTCGACGCCGGTACCGGTCAGCCGGTGTGGAGTGCCAGCGCCGAAACCGCGAACAAGGGCAGCCAGATCGACCGCACCGACGCGATTCGCGAGGCTGTGGAAAAGGCCATGTCGGCGTATCCTCCGAGTTAG
- a CDS encoding alpha/beta hydrolase, with amino-acid sequence MAGFFRQGFGAMIGAVVVLLLSACSPVTLLNALTPDSTFEKTTGIAYGDDPRQKLDVYVPRDGLADAPVVVFFYGGSWNSGAREDYAFVGEALASRGIVAVVADYRLYPQVRYPLFLQDNARAVAWTRAHIREFSGNPQRLYLMGHSSGGYNAAMLALDDDLLAAVGMSPKDISGWIGLAGPYDFLPIVNPDVRPVFFWPDSPPQSQPINHVSRGAPPALLIAANKDDLVNPTRNTAGLARKLREAGVPVQDLYYSRPNHITLVATLSRPLRRLAPVLDQVVGFIEHTPAQ; translated from the coding sequence ATGGCAGGTTTTTTCCGGCAAGGGTTCGGCGCCATGATCGGCGCTGTAGTGGTGTTGCTGCTAAGCGCGTGTTCGCCGGTAACACTGCTCAATGCGCTGACGCCGGACAGCACGTTCGAAAAAACCACGGGCATTGCCTACGGTGACGATCCCCGGCAGAAGCTCGATGTCTACGTGCCGCGTGATGGATTGGCGGATGCGCCGGTCGTGGTGTTTTTCTACGGTGGCAGCTGGAACAGCGGCGCGCGCGAGGATTACGCTTTTGTTGGCGAGGCGCTGGCGTCCCGGGGGATTGTCGCGGTCGTGGCGGATTATCGGTTGTATCCGCAGGTGCGTTATCCACTGTTTCTTCAAGACAACGCGCGGGCGGTGGCGTGGACCCGTGCGCACATTCGCGAGTTTTCCGGCAATCCGCAACGCTTGTATCTGATGGGGCACAGCTCCGGTGGCTACAACGCGGCGATGCTGGCGCTGGATGACGACTTGCTCGCTGCCGTGGGGATGTCGCCCAAGGACATCAGTGGCTGGATCGGTCTGGCCGGGCCGTACGATTTTCTGCCAATCGTGAATCCTGATGTGCGCCCGGTGTTTTTCTGGCCAGACTCACCGCCGCAGTCGCAGCCGATCAATCACGTCAGTCGCGGCGCACCGCCAGCTCTGCTGATCGCGGCGAACAAGGACGATCTGGTCAACCCGACCCGCAACACCGCCGGCCTCGCCCGCAAACTGCGCGAGGCCGGGGTGCCGGTACAGGACCTGTATTACTCGCGGCCCAATCACATCACGCTGGTGGCGACCCTGTCGCGACCACTGCGTCGACTGGCGCCGGTGCTCGATCAAGTGGTCGGCTTCATCGAGCACACGCCGGCTCAGTGA